The following are encoded together in the Kwoniella europaea PYCC6329 chromosome 1, complete sequence genome:
- a CDS encoding citrate synthase, mitochondrial has protein sequence MSFIASRNALRAQLKPSFARTFASTPSAFAPSLKERLTELIPKEIENVKAVRAAHGNKSFGEVTVDQAYGGMRGIKGLIWEGSVLDAEEGIRFRGLTIPEVQQKLPTAPGGTEPLPEGLFWLLVTGEVPTEEQVKGLSQEWAARAELPKFVEELIDRCPNTLHPMTQFSIAVNALNHDSAFAKAYSNGVHKREYWKTTFDDSMDLIAKLPNIAGRIFRNVYGDGKLPAIDQNLDYSANLSNLLGFGENKDFVDLMRLYITIHSDHEGGNVSAHTGHLVGSALSDPFLSFAASLNGLAGPLHGLANQEVLRWVQKMQAAIGKEPTDEQVAEYVWSTLKSGQVVPGYGHAVLRKTDPRYTAQREFALKHLPNDPGFKLVGQIYKIVPNILLEAGKAKNPWPNVDAHSGVLLTYYGLHQQDFYTVLFGVSRAFGVVSQLIWDRALGMPLERPKSYSTEAIKKMFEGK, from the exons ATGAGCTTCATCGCTTCCAGAAACGCTCTCAGAGCTCAG ctcaaaccatctttcgcTAGAACTTTTGCTTCTACCCCCTCAGCTTTCGCTCCCAGCCTCAAAGAGCGATTGACCGAATTGATCCCAAAGGAAATCGAGAATGTCAAAGCTGTCAGAGCCGCTCACGGTAACAAGAGTTTCGGTGAGGTTACCGTCGACCAAGCTTACGGTGGTATGAGAGGTATCAAG GGTTTGATCTGGGAAGGATCCGTACttgatgctgaagaaggtatccGATTCAGAGGACTTACCATCCCTGAAGTTCAACAAAAGCTCCCTACCGCTCCAGGTGGTACTGAACCCCTTCCTGAAGGTCTCTTCTGGCTTTTGGTCACCGGTGAAGTCCCAACTGAAGAACAAGTCAAGGGACTCTCTCAAGAATGGGCTGCCAGAGCTGAACTTCCTAAATTCGTTGAGGAACTCATCGACCGATGCCCTAACACCCTTCACCCAATGACCCAATTCTCCATCGCCGTCAACGCT CTTAACCACGACTCCGCCTTCGCCAAAGCTTACTCTAACGGTGTCCACAAGAGAGAATACTGGAAGACCACTTTCGATGATTCCATGGACCTCATTGCCAAACTCCCCAACATCGCCGGTCGAATCTTCAGAAACGTCTACGGTGATGGTAAACTCCCAGCCATCGACCAAAACCTCGATTACTCTGCCAACTTGTCCAACTTGCTTGGTTTCGGTGAGAACAAGGATTTCGTCGATCTCATGAGATTGTACATCACCATCCACTCTGATCACGAAGGTGGTAACGTTTCT GCCCACACTGGTCACTTGGTCGGTTCAGCCCTCTCCGATCCTTTCCTCTCATTCGCTGCTTCCCTTAACGGTCTTGCTGGTCCTCTTCACGG TCTCGCCAACCAAGAAGTACTCCGATGGGTCCAAAAGATGCAAGCTGCCATCGGTAAAGAGCCAACCGACGAACAGGTCGCTGAATACGTTTGGTCAACTCTTAAATCTGGACAAGTCGTCCCAGGTTACGGTCACGCCGTTTTGAGAAAGACC GACCCTCGATACACTGCTCAAAGAGAATTCGCTCTTAAACACCTCCCCAACGACCCAGGATTCAAACTTGTCGGCCAAATCTACAAAATTGTTCCTAACATCTTACTCGAAGCTGGTAAAGCCAAGAACCCATGGCCTAATGTCGATGCTCACTCTGGTGTACTCTTGACTTACTACGGTCTTCACCAACAAGACTTCTACACCGTCTTGTTCGGTGTCTCAAGAGCTTTCGGTGTTGTTTCTCAATTGATCTGGGACAGAGCTCTTGGT ATGCCCCTCGAAAGACCCAAGTCATACTCCACTGAAGCTATCAAGAAGATGTTCGAAGGTAAATAA
- a CDS encoding T-complex protein 1 subunit epsilon: MSVGQIDPGQAVYAQDENGRPFIIVREQGKKVRTHGLEAIRSHILAARAVTNIIKSSLGPRGLDKILISPDGDITVTNDGATILGQMEVEHQIAKLLVEVSKSQDDEIGDGTTGVVVLAGALLSSALDLLDRGIHPIRIADGYEKACEVAVQELDRVADKIEFSKEDTTNLLKTAKTSLGSKIVSIAHDKFANIAVDAVLSVADLARRDVDFELIKVDGKVGGSLEDTSLVKGVVVDKDMSHPQMPSTVKDAKIAILTCPFEPPRPKTKHKLDIESVEEFKKLREYEKEKFQDMIKMVKDTGANLVICQWGFDDEANHLLMQNELPAVRWVGGPEIELIAIATNGRIVPRFEDLSADKLGRAGLVRELTFGTTRDKMLVIEECANTRAVTVFVRGSNKMIIDEAKRALHDAICVVRNLVKDNRVVYGGGAAEICASIAVSKKADEIPSIEQYAMRAFSKALDAIPLALAENSGLSPIDTLADVKSRQVTEGNPRLGIDCLGKGENDMKTQHVYDPLISKRQQFLLATQVVRMILRVDDVIDASAFKDE, encoded by the exons ATGTCAGTAGGTCAAATAGATCCTGGACAAGCAGTCTACGCTCAAGATGAG AATGGAAGACCGTTCATTATCGTtcg TGAACAAGGGAAAAAAGTACGAACGCATGGATTAGAAGCTATCAGG AGTCATATCCTTGCTGCTCGAGCTG TCacaaatatcatcaaatctTCACTCGGtcctcgag GTCTCGACAAAATCCTCATCTCGCCCGATGGAGATATAACAGTCACCAATGACGGTGCTACCATATTGGGTCAGATGGAAGTAGAACATCAGATCGCCAAGCTGTTGGTGGAAGTTTCGAAATCtcaggatgatgaaattGGAGATGGTACGACAGGTGTAGTCG TCCTTGCTGGTGCCCTCCTCTCATCCGCTTTGGACCTTTTAGATCGAGGTATTCACCCTATCAGGATAGCAGATGGTTATGAGAAAGCTTGTGAAGTCGCCGTGCAAGAGTTGGATAGAGTAGCTGATAAG ATCGAGTTCAGTAAAGAAGATACTACCAATTTATTGAAAACCGCCAAGACAAGTTTGGGAAGTAAGAT TGTATCAATAGCCCACGACAAATTCGCCAACATCGCTGTCGACGCCGTTCTCTCCGTAGCGGACCTAGCAAGGCGCGATGTTGACTTCGAACTGATCAAAGTCGATGGTAAAGTCGGTGGATCATTGGAAGATACTTCACTGGTAAAAGGTGTGGTGGTAGACAAAGACATGTCACACCCTCAAATGCCCAGTACGGTCAAAGATGCCAAGATCGCGATATTGACTTGTCCGTTCGAACCTCCTCGACCTAAGACTAAACATAAGTTGGATATCGAGTCTGTGGAGGAGTTCAAGAAATTGAGGGAgtatgagaaagagaagttcCAAGATATGATCAAGAT GGTCAAGGACACCGGAGCCAACCTAGTCATCTGTCAATGGGGTTTCGACGATGAAGCCAACCATTTGCTCATGCAGAATGAATTACCAGCTGTCCGATGGGTCGGTGGACCGGAAATCGAG CTCATTGCTATCGCCACCAACGGACGGATTGTACCTCGATTCGAAgatctttcagctgataagCTTGGTCGAGCCGGTCTCGTTAGGGAGCTCACATTCGGTACTACGAGGGATAAGATGCTGGTCATTGAGGAGTGTGCGAACACCAGAGCTGTCACCGTTTTCGTAAGGGGGAGTAACAAGATG ATCATCGACGAAGCCAAACGAGCACTTCACGATGCCATCTGTGTGGTACGAAACCTTGTTAAAGATAACCGAGTAGTATATGGAGGTGGTGCTGCTGAGATCTGCGCTTCCATTGCTGTATCCAAGAAGGCTGATGAA ATCCCATCGATCGAGCAATACGCTATGAGAGCATTCTCGAAAGCTCTCGATGCAATCCCTCTCGCCTTGGCTGAAAACTCTGGTTTATCACCTATTGATACCCTGGCAGATGTGAAATCTAGACAGGTCACCGAAGGTAACCCCAGATTAGGTATTGACTGTCTCggaaaaggagaaaatg ATATGAAAACACAACATGTATACGATCCATTGATCTCGAAACGACAACAATTCTTATTAGCTACTCAAGTGGTGAGAATGATCTTAAGAGTGGATGATGTGATAG ATGCATCTGCTTTCAAAGATGAATAA
- a CDS encoding protein disulfide-isomerase domain translates to MKFAISLSLFAFAALASASNVIDLDTKNFEEYVGGDRPALVEFYAPWCGHCKNLAPVYEQLADAFPSDKVVIAKTDADGVGRELGSKYDVKGFPTLKWFPKGSLTPEDYSSGRDLEALAGFVSEKSGVKSKIKPPPPPVAVQLDASNFDDIALDDDKNVLVAFTAPWCGHCKNMKPAYEKVAKAFLSESDCVVAQMDADAAPNKPVAAKYDVRSFPTIKFFPKGSKEPIAYSTGRSEQQFIDFLNEHCGTHRSITGLLSETAGKVLTLDTLASNFFTASLPERPDVLGKAREYLATLTGADKKTNISAEYYVKAMERVIEKGEGWLTKEQARIAGLLASPSLAPTKLDELKIKANILSSFAAQKASEAADAAEDIYEQVVDAAKQVPQQAKDGVDQFADAVQDKAKKIKEEL, encoded by the exons ATGAAGTTCGCCATTTCACTCTCGCTCTTCGCTTTCGCCGCTTTGGCAAGTGCAAGTAACGTTATCGATTTAGATACCAAGAACTTTGAAGAG TACGTAGGAGGTGATAGACCAGCTCTGGTAGAATTCTACGCTCCATGGTGTGGACATTGCAAAAACCTCGCACCGGTGTATGAGCAACTCGCCGATGCCTTCCCATCGGATAAAGTCGTAATTGCCAAAACCGATGCGGATGGCGTAGGTAGAGAACTAGGTTCGAAATATGATGTCAAAGGATTCCCAACTCTCAAATGGTTCCCTAAAGGTTCTTTGACACCTGAAGATTATTCTTCTGGAAGAGACTTGGAAGCTTTAGCTGGATT TGTCTCCGAGAAATCTGGTGTAAAGTCAAAGATCAAgcctccccctcctcctgtAGCTGTACAACTTGATGCTTCCAATTTTGATGATATCgctttggatgatgataagaatgtCTTGGTCGCTTTCACTGCTCCTTGG TGCGGTCACTGTAAAAACATGAAACCAGCTTACGAGAAAGTTGCCAAAGCCTTCTTATCTGAATCCGATTGTGTAGTCGCTCAGATGGATGCCGATGCCGCTCCTAACAAGCCCGTCGCTGCCAAATACGATGTCCGATCTTTCCCAACTATCAAATTCTTCCCTAAGGGATCGAAGGAACCTATCGCTTATTCTACTGGTAGATCGGAACAACAATTcattgat TTCCTCAACGAACACTGTGGTACCCACCGATCCATCACTGGTCTCCTCTCTGAGACTGCCGGTAAAGTCCTCACACTCGATACTCTCgcttccaacttcttcactGCTTCTCTCCCTGAGAGACCTGATGTCCTCGGTAAAGCCAGAGAATACCTCGCCACTCTGACTGGAGCCGATAAGAAGACCAATATTTCTGCTGAATACTATGTCAAAGCGATGGAGAGAGTCATTGAAAAAGGTGAAGGTTGGTTAACCAAGGAACAAGCTAG AATTGCCGGATTACTCGcctcaccttctttggcACCTACCAAACTTGACGAACTCAAGATCAAAGCcaatatcctctcttcctttgcTGCTCAGAAAGCCTCCGAGGCTGCCGATGCGGCTGAAGATATCTACGAACAAGTCGTAGATGCTGCCAAGCAAGTCCCACAACAAGCTAAAGATGGTGTAGACCAATTCGCCGATGCGGTGCAAGATAAAGctaagaagatcaaggaggagCTTTAA